The window TCCCAATAAATCACGAATAGCAAGTAAAAATTTTGAGTTCATTTCTTTAGTTCCAATTGTAACTCTAAGACATCCATTGTTTTTTCCAATTTTCCCCAAATTTCTAATTGAAATCCCTTGCTCTGCAAGAGCAGCATAGATTCGTTTGTAGGAACCATGGGCATCAAATAATACAAAATTAGCCTTGGAATCAAAGACATCAAAGCCATCATATTTTTTGAGATTTTCAATTATTCTTTTACGCTCTATTTTAATTTGTTTTACTGAATCCATCATAGATTTTGATTTTTGTAAAGCTAAAATTCCTGATTCAATGGTAATGGTACTTAGCGGATATGGGTATTGTAGTACATTCATGAAAACATTTGTGAATTTTTTATTTGCGATAAAATATCCTAGTCTAAGACCTGCCAAGCCAAATGATTTTGATAGTGTCTGTACTACAATCAAGTTTTCTTGAGTTTTAACCATGTTTGCAAGCGAAAAATCACTAAATTCTCCATATGCCTCATCAATTATTACAAGACCGTTAAATGATTTTACAAGTTTTTGTAACTCATTTTTGGGAAATTGAAATCCTGTTGGGTTATTTGGTGAATCAAGATATAAAATATCAGCATTACTTGATTCTTTTTCAAAATCTTTGATGTTTAATTTCATATCACTTGAAAATGGAATTGCTATTAGTGGAATAGAGTATAATTTACAGCGTTCTTCAAAGAAGCCAAATGTAGGATTAGATGTTA of the Nitrosopumilus sp. genome contains:
- the hisC gene encoding histidinol-phosphate transaminase produces the protein MKKNWFDEKIDKFSSIGGYQKPELIQDAVKLDSNENYVIPKQFQNDVIASARKNSDVREYPLGGVERLIQVISKFTKIPTSMIGVGNGSDQILDLILSNFASKDTKILTSNPTFGFFEERCKLYSIPLIAIPFSSDMKLNIKDFEKESSNADILYLDSPNNPTGFQFPKNELQKLVKSFNGLVIIDEAYGEFSDFSLANMVKTQENLIVVQTLSKSFGLAGLRLGYFIANKKFTNVFMNVLQYPYPLSTITIESGILALQKSKSMMDSVKQIKIERKRIIENLKKYDGFDVFDSKANFVLFDAHGSYKRIYAALAEQGISIRNLGKIGKNNGCLRVTIGTKEMNSKFLLAIRDLLG